A section of the Salmo salar chromosome ssa05, Ssal_v3.1, whole genome shotgun sequence genome encodes:
- the LOC100194681 gene encoding heterogeneous nuclear ribonucleoprotein A/B isoform X2: MSDTEQQFMETSENGHEGEDDFNGAKTADETEESVTLNKGEEETEACIEDETAVEGEDSQNGATEGEGGQINASKGEEDAGKMFVGGLSWDTSKKDLKDYFSKFGEVTDCTIKMDQQTGRSRGFGFILFKEAVSVDKVLEQKEHRLDGRQIDPKKAMAMKKEPVKKIFVGGLNPDTDKEVIQEYFGTFGEIETIELPQDPKTEKRRGFVFITYKDETPVKKVLEKKFHNVSGSKCEIKIAQPKEVYQQQQYGGRGGGGRGRGRGGQSQNWNQGGGYNNYWNQGYGNQGYGYGGQQGYGGYGGYGNYDYSAGYYGYGGGYDYSL; encoded by the exons ATGTCTGACACCGAGCAACAGTTTATGGAAACATCAGAAAACGGCCACGAAGGCGAGGATGATTTTAACGGAGCCAAGACAGCCGATGAAACGGAAGAGTCCGTAACCCTGAATAAAGGCGAGGAAGAGACCGAAGCCTGCATAGAAGACGAGACGGCAGTAGAGGGAGAAGATTCGCAAAATGGTGCCACTGAAGGCGAAGGCGGACAGATCAACGCCAGCAAAGGCGAGGAGGATGCAGG GAAAATGTTTGTTGGAGGACTTAGCTGGGACACAAGTAAGAAAGATCTTAAAGATTATTTCTCTAAATTCGGTGAAGTGACGGACTGCACCATAAAGATGGACCAGCAGACAGGCCGGTCAAGAGGCTTTGGCTTTATTCTATTCAAAGAAGCAGTCAGTGTAGACAAG GTTTTGGAACAGAAGGAACACCGACTTGACGGACGACAGATCGACCCCAAGAAGGCCATGGCTATGAAGAAGGAGCCCGTAAAGAAAATCTTTGTAGGTGGCCTCAACCCAGACACAGACAAGGAAGTTATCCAAGAGTACTTTGGAACCTTTGGCGAG ATCGAGACAATTGAGCTTCCACAGGACCCAAAGACGGAAAAGAGAAGGGGATTCGTGTTCATCACGTATAAGGATGAGACTCCTGTCAAAAAAGTGTTAGAAAAGAAATTCCATAACGTCAGTGGAAGCAAG TGTGAGATTAAAATAGCACAGCCCAAAGAGGTGTACCAGCAGCAGCAATATGGCGGCcgtggaggtggaggaagaggcagGGGCCGTGGAG GTCAGAGCCAGAATTGGAACCAAGGTGGCGGATACAACAACTACTGGAACCAGGGCTATGGTAACCAGGGCTACGGCTATGGTGGACAGCAAGGCTACGGCGGATATGGAGGCTACGGCAACTACGACTACTCCGCTGGATACTATGGCTATGGGGGTGGCTACGACTACA GTCTTTAA
- the LOC100194681 gene encoding heterogeneous nuclear ribonucleoprotein A/B isoform X1, producing the protein MSDTEQQFMETSENGHEGEDDFNGAKTADETEESVTLNKGEEETEACIEDETAVEGEDSQNGATEGEGGQINASKGEEDAGKMFVGGLSWDTSKKDLKDYFSKFGEVTDCTIKMDQQTGRSRGFGFILFKEAVSVDKVLEQKEHRLDGRQIDPKKAMAMKKEPVKKIFVGGLNPDTDKEVIQEYFGTFGEIETIELPQDPKTEKRRGFVFITYKDETPVKKVLEKKFHNVSGSKCEIKIAQPKEVYQQQQYGGRGGGGRGRGRGGQSQNWNQGGGYNNYWNQGYGNQGYGYGGQQGYGGYGGYGNYDYSAGYYGYGGGYDYNQGNAGYGKTPRRGGHQSSYKPY; encoded by the exons ATGTCTGACACCGAGCAACAGTTTATGGAAACATCAGAAAACGGCCACGAAGGCGAGGATGATTTTAACGGAGCCAAGACAGCCGATGAAACGGAAGAGTCCGTAACCCTGAATAAAGGCGAGGAAGAGACCGAAGCCTGCATAGAAGACGAGACGGCAGTAGAGGGAGAAGATTCGCAAAATGGTGCCACTGAAGGCGAAGGCGGACAGATCAACGCCAGCAAAGGCGAGGAGGATGCAGG GAAAATGTTTGTTGGAGGACTTAGCTGGGACACAAGTAAGAAAGATCTTAAAGATTATTTCTCTAAATTCGGTGAAGTGACGGACTGCACCATAAAGATGGACCAGCAGACAGGCCGGTCAAGAGGCTTTGGCTTTATTCTATTCAAAGAAGCAGTCAGTGTAGACAAG GTTTTGGAACAGAAGGAACACCGACTTGACGGACGACAGATCGACCCCAAGAAGGCCATGGCTATGAAGAAGGAGCCCGTAAAGAAAATCTTTGTAGGTGGCCTCAACCCAGACACAGACAAGGAAGTTATCCAAGAGTACTTTGGAACCTTTGGCGAG ATCGAGACAATTGAGCTTCCACAGGACCCAAAGACGGAAAAGAGAAGGGGATTCGTGTTCATCACGTATAAGGATGAGACTCCTGTCAAAAAAGTGTTAGAAAAGAAATTCCATAACGTCAGTGGAAGCAAG TGTGAGATTAAAATAGCACAGCCCAAAGAGGTGTACCAGCAGCAGCAATATGGCGGCcgtggaggtggaggaagaggcagGGGCCGTGGAG GTCAGAGCCAGAATTGGAACCAAGGTGGCGGATACAACAACTACTGGAACCAGGGCTATGGTAACCAGGGCTACGGCTATGGTGGACAGCAAGGCTACGGCGGATATGGAGGCTACGGCAACTACGACTACTCCGCTGGATACTATGGCTATGGGGGTGGCTACGACTACA ACCAGGGCAATGCAGGCTATGGGAAAACTCCAAGACGTGGAGGCCACCAGAGTAGCTACAAGCCATACTGA